In Cyanobium sp. AMD-g, one genomic interval encodes:
- a CDS encoding magnesium transporter: MLDTLHQPITSIARRAVACLDGRQTVAEALASLRGREIAERIVYFYVLDGERRLIGVLPLRRLLSAAEDTPVTALMVRHPVTIPEHATILEAHEAFADHRFLALPVVDDRQRVVGVVDVTMFSEEDFLPDQPAQAAALFEALGFRVSQVRGASPWRAYRFRFPWLLATIASGLACAVLVSVFRQTLASSIALAFFLTLVLALGESVSIQSMTVSIQALQLSPPTWRWYRASLRRELATALLLGVSCAALVALVLVLWLGAGPAALIVAVAIVLSVAAACFYGLTIPALFHALRIDPKIASGPLTLAVADITSIALYFGLASRLL, translated from the coding sequence GTGCTCGACACCCTGCACCAGCCGATCACCAGCATCGCCCGCAGGGCGGTGGCCTGCCTGGATGGCCGCCAGACCGTGGCGGAGGCGCTCGCCAGCCTGCGGGGGCGAGAGATCGCCGAGCGGATCGTCTATTTCTATGTGCTCGATGGGGAACGGCGCCTGATCGGCGTGCTGCCCCTGCGGCGCCTGCTGTCCGCCGCCGAGGACACCCCCGTGACGGCCCTGATGGTGCGCCATCCGGTGACCATCCCGGAGCACGCCACGATCCTGGAGGCCCATGAGGCCTTCGCCGATCACCGCTTCCTGGCCCTGCCGGTGGTGGACGACCGGCAGCGGGTGGTGGGGGTGGTGGACGTGACGATGTTCAGCGAGGAGGATTTCCTGCCCGACCAGCCCGCCCAGGCGGCGGCCCTGTTCGAGGCCCTCGGCTTCCGCGTCTCCCAGGTGCGCGGTGCCTCGCCGTGGCGGGCCTACCGGTTCCGCTTCCCCTGGCTGCTGGCCACCATCGCCAGCGGCCTGGCCTGCGCCGTGCTGGTGAGCGTCTTCCGGCAGACGCTGGCCAGCAGCATCGCCCTGGCCTTCTTCCTCACCCTGGTGCTCGCCCTTGGGGAAAGCGTCAGCATCCAGAGCATGACGGTGTCGATCCAGGCGCTGCAGCTCTCGCCGCCCACCTGGCGCTGGTACCGGGCCAGCCTGCGCCGGGAGCTGGCCACGGCCCTGCTGCTGGGGGTCTCCTGCGCGGCCCTGGTGGCCCTGGTGCTGGTGCTGTGGCTCGGCGCGGGGCCGGCGGCCCTGATCGTGGCGGTTGCGATCGTGCTCAGCGTGGCGGCCGCCTGCTTCTACGGCCTGACCATCCCGGCCCTCTTCCATGCCCTGCGGATCGACCCCAAGATCGCCTCCGGCCCGCTCACCCTGGCGGTGGCCGACATCACCTCGATCGCCCTCTACTTCGGCCTGGCCAGCAGACTGCTCTGA
- a CDS encoding esterase-like activity of phytase family protein encodes MVVPLIASSPPAPPPPPLLPCPAEAGWELVAGARLPRRGADGAPLGGYSAASYRNDSDVLLLLSDAPRGRVDAWSGVRQLGRVPLRPLFQLELKGSPQAPLPAEIDAEGLVVLGERLWMASEGRRSAARPAQLLAFERSSGQLQRAYPLPADWQPAPGRGLEANQGPESLALWRRPGQTDVLLMAAESPLQQDPPAQVRLLGWSLEPTGPKARPLARLAIPAGEGWGVTDLLVVDVSGPSPGLLALLRRFQAPARWQVLLAHYPLPGEGADPKPDSEAVLEPIQQWDLIATGLPPDNWEALTPGPVRADGRPTLLLASDDNFSALQDNHLALLAPRRSQPCPPQR; translated from the coding sequence ATGGTCGTGCCCCTGATCGCCAGCTCCCCCCCAGCTCCCCCGCCGCCCCCCCTGCTGCCCTGCCCGGCCGAGGCGGGCTGGGAGCTGGTGGCGGGGGCCCGCCTGCCGCGCCGCGGGGCGGACGGAGCGCCCCTGGGCGGTTACTCCGCCGCCAGCTACCGCAACGACAGCGATGTCCTGCTGCTGCTCAGCGATGCCCCCCGGGGCCGCGTGGACGCCTGGAGCGGTGTGCGGCAGCTGGGCCGGGTGCCGCTGCGGCCCCTGTTCCAGCTGGAGCTGAAGGGATCGCCCCAGGCCCCGCTGCCGGCGGAGATCGACGCCGAAGGGCTGGTGGTGCTCGGCGAGCGGCTCTGGATGGCCAGCGAGGGGCGCCGCAGCGCCGCCCGGCCGGCCCAGCTGCTGGCGTTCGAGCGGAGCAGCGGCCAGCTGCAGCGCGCCTACCCCCTGCCCGCCGACTGGCAACCGGCCCCGGGGCGCGGCCTCGAAGCCAACCAGGGTCCCGAGTCCCTGGCCCTGTGGCGCCGCCCCGGGCAGACCGACGTGCTGCTGATGGCCGCGGAATCCCCTCTGCAGCAGGACCCCCCCGCCCAGGTGCGGCTGCTGGGCTGGTCGCTGGAACCCACCGGGCCGAAAGCCCGTCCCCTGGCCCGGCTGGCCATCCCCGCCGGCGAGGGCTGGGGAGTCACCGATCTGCTGGTGGTCGACGTCTCCGGCCCCTCACCGGGCCTGCTGGCCCTGCTGCGGCGCTTCCAGGCCCCCGCCCGCTGGCAGGTGCTCCTGGCCCACTACCCGCTGCCTGGGGAAGGGGCCGATCCAAAGCCCGATTCCGAGGCGGTGCTGGAGCCGATCCAGCAGTGGGATCTGATCGCGACCGGTCTCCCGCCCGACAACTGGGAGGCCCTGACCCCGGGGCCTGTCCGGGCCGATGGCCGCCCCACCCTGCTGCTGGCCTCGGACGACAACTTCAGCGCCCTGCAGGACAACCACCTGGCCCTGCTGGCCCCGCGCCGCAGCCAACCCTGCCCACCGCAGCGATGA
- a CDS encoding PhoX family phosphatase → MNRRDLLSLLGIGACSFAGVVLPPAAPGRAAGLKAGAAPTPAPPFPTVPTPLPVPSDRLDAEGQRGRYARIELEDRLVLPDGFRADLIAVWGDPVADGRFGYNNDHLSFLALAPDRALLTVNFEYISARAWRQGYAEAVGGPLPFDAVIDALAPRGGRVDAASLAADDPLLATIRQLAEAAMADLGVGVIELERQPDGPWRRRPGRFDRRITGLSGWRDPARRLRSSGPAAAVFRRRERLGYDDGLGDAIIGSFANCAGGETPWGTVLSAEENMQSQVAEAVHADGSSVSPAARPFAYDSQRLDGLGNPFGLAGNKYGWMVELDPRQPERPAVKHSWLGRFRHEAVAVKAVAGQPLVVYSGCDRHGGHLYRFVSDALIRDPADPANSELFSAGRLEVARFDPTGPDGDEGRGRWLPLEPSTPVAPLGPGHFARHGVEQAVLLPHSDRRRPGAEAFASDAAVAAYRRRFATLADLYPGEGEERMGAILIDAHLAACAIGATPAARPEDTVIDPLSGELLIAFTAGGGSDDGRADPAIFRGPKGQATWPYGWIMGLADDGPARGGSFRWRMVATGGAPWQGGMGFANPDNLAIDQQGTVWMVTDRSTKSADLDLFGNNSCWVLPSRGPHTGEAYCFATGPMECELTGPCFDGAESTLFLAVQHPGEDNGTRLSPEAQEAQAHRLVDRSGRPFEQLRWVPLGSNWPSGVPGRAPRPGVVAVRRLAGGPLLGPQAVPASRERSI, encoded by the coding sequence ATGAACCGACGCGACCTGCTCTCCCTGCTCGGGATCGGCGCCTGCTCCTTCGCCGGCGTCGTCCTGCCCCCGGCGGCCCCCGGGAGGGCGGCCGGCCTGAAGGCGGGGGCCGCCCCGACGCCGGCTCCCCCGTTCCCGACCGTGCCCACCCCCCTGCCGGTACCCAGCGACAGGCTCGACGCAGAGGGACAGCGCGGACGTTATGCCCGCATCGAACTGGAGGACCGGCTGGTGCTGCCCGACGGCTTCCGGGCTGATCTGATCGCGGTCTGGGGGGATCCGGTGGCCGACGGCCGCTTCGGATACAACAACGACCACCTCTCGTTCCTGGCCCTGGCCCCGGATCGGGCCCTGCTGACGGTGAACTTCGAGTACATCAGCGCCCGGGCCTGGCGGCAGGGCTACGCCGAAGCGGTGGGCGGCCCGCTGCCCTTCGACGCCGTGATCGACGCCCTGGCGCCCCGGGGCGGGCGGGTGGACGCCGCCAGCCTGGCGGCGGACGACCCGCTGCTGGCGACCATCCGCCAGCTGGCGGAGGCCGCCATGGCCGACCTGGGGGTGGGCGTGATCGAACTGGAGCGGCAGCCGGACGGCCCCTGGCGGCGCCGGCCCGGCCGCTTCGATCGCCGCATCACCGGCCTGAGCGGCTGGCGCGACCCCGCCCGGCGCCTGCGCTCCTCCGGGCCCGCGGCGGCCGTGTTCCGCCGCCGCGAACGGCTCGGCTACGACGACGGACTCGGGGACGCGATCATCGGCAGCTTCGCGAACTGCGCCGGCGGCGAGACCCCCTGGGGCACGGTGCTGAGCGCCGAGGAGAACATGCAGAGCCAGGTGGCCGAGGCCGTCCATGCCGACGGCTCCTCCGTCTCCCCCGCCGCCCGCCCGTTCGCCTACGACAGCCAGCGCCTCGACGGCCTCGGCAACCCCTTCGGCCTGGCGGGGAACAAGTACGGCTGGATGGTGGAGCTCGATCCGCGCCAGCCAGAACGCCCGGCCGTGAAGCACAGCTGGCTGGGCCGCTTCCGCCACGAGGCGGTGGCGGTGAAGGCCGTCGCCGGCCAGCCCCTGGTGGTCTATTCCGGCTGCGACCGCCACGGCGGCCACCTCTACCGCTTCGTCAGCGACGCGCTGATCCGCGATCCGGCCGACCCGGCCAATTCGGAGCTGTTCAGTGCCGGCCGGCTCGAGGTGGCCCGCTTCGATCCAACCGGCCCGGACGGCGACGAGGGCCGGGGCCGCTGGCTGCCCCTGGAGCCCAGCACCCCGGTGGCGCCGCTGGGGCCCGGCCACTTCGCCCGCCACGGGGTGGAGCAGGCGGTGCTGCTGCCCCACTCCGACCGCCGCAGGCCCGGGGCCGAAGCCTTCGCCAGCGACGCGGCCGTGGCGGCCTACCGGCGCCGCTTCGCCACCCTGGCCGACCTCTACCCCGGGGAGGGGGAGGAGCGGATGGGGGCGATCCTGATCGATGCCCACCTGGCCGCCTGCGCCATCGGCGCCACCCCCGCGGCCCGGCCCGAGGACACGGTGATCGATCCGCTCAGCGGCGAGCTGCTGATCGCCTTCACCGCCGGCGGCGGCAGCGACGACGGCCGGGCCGACCCGGCCATTTTCCGTGGGCCCAAAGGCCAGGCCACCTGGCCCTACGGCTGGATCATGGGCCTGGCCGACGACGGTCCGGCCCGGGGCGGCTCCTTCCGCTGGCGGATGGTGGCCACCGGCGGGGCCCCGTGGCAGGGGGGAATGGGCTTCGCCAATCCCGACAACCTCGCCATCGACCAGCAGGGGACCGTCTGGATGGTGACCGACCGCTCGACCAAATCTGCCGATCTCGATCTGTTCGGCAACAACAGCTGCTGGGTGCTGCCCAGCCGTGGCCCCCACACCGGCGAGGCCTACTGCTTCGCCACCGGACCGATGGAGTGCGAGCTCACCGGGCCCTGCTTCGACGGCGCCGAATCCACCCTGTTCCTGGCGGTGCAGCACCCGGGCGAGGACAACGGCACCCGCCTTTCTCCGGAGGCTCAGGAGGCCCAGGCCCACCGGCTGGTGGATCGCTCCGGGCGCCCCTTCGAGCAGCTGCGCTGGGTGCCCCTTGGCTCCAACTGGCCCTCTGGCGTCCCCGGCCGGGCCCCCCGCCCCGGGGTGGTGGCGGTCCGGCGTCTGGCGGGCGGGCCCCTGCTGGGGCCTCAGGCGGTGCCGGCGTCGAGGGAACGCTCGATCTGA
- a CDS encoding substrate-binding domain-containing protein — protein sequence MEATLSRRRLLSLLIAAASLALATAPLPGLRRPLLVAVGSELAGAMAELEPLFERRHGGIDLTWKVQGSQDMVNRAREEGPERPRVLIPANRDLLNQLAGELQAQGMPTPFLHPPVSVARTLLVAVAWPERAKRLFPDGRFSWPQLRRATAAGQWGALGAPASWGSVDLRSADPMRSNSGQLTLALWCQGQNSSGCAAALRRAVYRPARSTDILLQEFISGGPNEGDLALVYEASALTRQQEAGRQRPGGYVLLVPDPTIETVLAAAVLRGEAGGGNPDGERFVAFLLSPEGQVVLRRLGFRGADGGGGSPAASGVKRLPPPSPQEREELLRLWQQAG from the coding sequence TTGGAAGCGACCCTGAGCCGCCGGCGCCTGCTGTCCCTGTTGATCGCCGCCGCCTCCCTGGCCCTGGCCACGGCGCCCCTGCCCGGACTGCGGCGGCCGTTGCTGGTGGCGGTGGGATCGGAACTGGCTGGCGCCATGGCAGAGCTTGAACCCCTGTTCGAGCGCCGCCACGGCGGCATCGACCTGACCTGGAAGGTGCAGGGCTCCCAGGACATGGTCAACCGTGCCCGGGAGGAGGGGCCTGAGCGTCCGCGGGTGCTGATCCCCGCCAACCGGGACCTGCTCAACCAGCTGGCCGGCGAGCTCCAGGCCCAGGGGATGCCCACCCCGTTCCTGCACCCCCCCGTCTCCGTGGCCCGCACCCTGCTGGTGGCCGTGGCCTGGCCGGAGCGGGCCAAGCGTCTGTTCCCGGACGGCCGCTTCTCCTGGCCCCAGCTGAGGCGCGCCACGGCGGCGGGCCAATGGGGGGCCCTGGGAGCTCCGGCGAGCTGGGGCAGCGTCGACTTGCGCAGCGCCGATCCGATGCGCTCCAACTCCGGCCAGCTGACCCTGGCCCTCTGGTGCCAGGGTCAGAACAGTTCCGGCTGTGCTGCCGCCCTGCGCCGCGCCGTCTACCGGCCGGCCCGCTCCACCGACATCCTTCTGCAGGAATTCATCAGCGGCGGCCCCAACGAGGGGGACCTGGCGCTGGTGTACGAGGCCTCGGCCCTGACACGGCAGCAGGAGGCCGGCCGCCAGCGGCCGGGGGGCTATGTGCTTCTGGTTCCGGATCCCACCATCGAGACAGTGCTGGCGGCGGCCGTGCTGCGGGGGGAGGCGGGCGGCGGCAACCCGGACGGCGAACGTTTCGTGGCGTTCCTGCTCTCCCCGGAGGGCCAGGTTGTGCTCAGGCGCCTGGGGTTCCGCGGTGCCGACGGAGGCGGCGGCAGCCCCGCCGCCAGTGGCGTGAAGCGCCTGCCGCCCCCCTCGCCCCAGGAACGGGAAGAGCTGCTGCGGCTCTGGCAACAGGCCGGCTGA
- a CDS encoding PhzF family phenazine biosynthesis protein, which yields MTLQRLAAFSDGDRGGNPAGVVIGERLAEAAEMQRIAAELGYSETVFAAPQGDGWRVRYFSPAVEVPFCGHATVALGAALAERCGDGVFPLTLNQAVITVEGRRQGDRWSAALQSPPTRNAPVAPEPLAAALELFGYETSDLDPALPPAIVHGGADHLLLALRRRGDLAAMRYAMEDGARLMTEAGLLTLLLVWAEGPRTFHSRNAFAAGGVYEDPATGAATAALAGYLQSLGWPHGGSITVVQGEDMGCRSLLAAEIPAQLGGSIRVAGQVRSLEP from the coding sequence ATGACCCTGCAGCGCCTGGCGGCCTTCAGCGACGGCGACCGGGGCGGCAATCCGGCCGGTGTGGTGATCGGCGAGAGGCTGGCCGAGGCGGCGGAGATGCAGCGGATCGCGGCCGAGCTGGGCTACTCCGAAACGGTCTTCGCTGCCCCGCAGGGCGACGGCTGGCGGGTTCGCTATTTCTCCCCGGCCGTCGAGGTGCCTTTCTGCGGCCACGCCACCGTCGCCCTCGGGGCCGCCCTGGCCGAGCGCTGCGGTGATGGGGTGTTCCCGCTGACGCTGAACCAGGCCGTGATCACGGTGGAGGGCAGGCGCCAGGGGGATCGCTGGAGCGCCGCCCTGCAGTCACCCCCCACCCGCAACGCTCCGGTGGCGCCGGAACCGCTCGCGGCCGCCCTTGAGTTGTTCGGCTACGAAACCAGCGACCTGGATCCGGCCCTTCCCCCCGCCATCGTTCACGGCGGTGCCGACCATCTGCTGCTGGCTCTGCGCCGCCGTGGGGACCTGGCCGCCATGCGCTACGCCATGGAGGACGGGGCCCGGCTGATGACGGAGGCGGGACTGCTGACCCTTCTGCTGGTGTGGGCAGAAGGGCCCCGGACGTTTCACAGCCGCAATGCCTTCGCCGCCGGTGGGGTTTACGAGGACCCGGCCACCGGTGCCGCCACCGCGGCCCTGGCCGGCTATCTGCAGAGCCTCGGCTGGCCCCACGGCGGATCGATCACGGTGGTGCAGGGGGAGGACATGGGCTGCCGCTCCCTGCTGGCCGCCGAGATCCCGGCGCAGCTGGGTGGCTCGATCCGGGTCGCGGGGCAGGTGCGCTCCCTGGAGCCTTGA
- a CDS encoding FeoA family protein, which translates to MPLSQVPEGARVWVNCLPLHPELQRRLLAMGISPGVEIEVLRRGKPGGLLHLSCGLMEFMLRGEQAAEMKVTLIPPG; encoded by the coding sequence ATGCCTCTCAGTCAGGTTCCGGAGGGGGCACGTGTCTGGGTCAACTGTCTGCCCCTGCATCCGGAATTGCAACGGCGCCTGTTGGCGATGGGGATCAGTCCGGGGGTGGAGATTGAGGTGCTGCGGCGGGGGAAACCCGGCGGCCTGCTGCACCTTTCCTGTGGCCTGATGGAATTCATGCTTCGCGGCGAACAGGCCGCCGAGATGAAGGTGACCTTGATCCCCCCTGGCTGA
- a CDS encoding UDP-2,3-diacylglucosamine diphosphatase — MKVVLSCDALFISDLHLGSNQCEASHLAAFLECIRPRQLFLVGDIIDLQAIRFNANVDADFLTDLIDSLLAREDDPLTNETLLKARLLRASHRRVLERLQSLHRDGVTIIYIPGNHDAYLRRHAGRERPGFAIRRQDVYCTPTGQRLLVRHGDEYDRLIRFHTGAAEGLARLQEHYSAGINGLLSPFTRPANGPLPAGWNAEGILQNAVDLLASHREWPIPISRGLNSSGGFSLAFVLESALKSRTDHDRLIKRGIVRHLQREGRGPQPLDGLINGHTHIPEATPLGLPGPINEAGGPCHITYYNTGSWARSQRRLGRTALVVAPNGTIGMVRFDRRQGIEPFQPPRFPFNTYPMRPCPGCGIGVADLQEGCSPNGSRVNLP; from the coding sequence ATGAAGGTTGTGCTCAGCTGCGACGCTCTGTTCATCTCCGACCTGCATCTGGGCTCCAATCAGTGCGAAGCCAGCCACCTGGCCGCGTTCCTGGAGTGCATCCGGCCCAGGCAGCTGTTTCTTGTCGGCGACATCATCGACTTGCAGGCGATTCGCTTCAACGCCAATGTCGATGCCGACTTTCTCACCGACCTGATCGATTCCCTCCTGGCCCGGGAGGACGATCCCCTCACCAACGAGACCCTTCTCAAGGCCCGGCTGCTGCGGGCCTCACACCGGCGGGTGCTGGAACGGTTGCAGAGCCTGCACCGGGACGGGGTGACGATCATCTACATCCCTGGCAACCACGACGCCTACCTGCGCCGCCACGCCGGCCGGGAGAGGCCCGGCTTCGCCATCCGCCGTCAGGACGTGTACTGCACGCCGACCGGCCAGAGGCTGCTGGTGCGCCACGGCGATGAGTACGACCGGCTGATCCGCTTCCACACCGGTGCGGCCGAGGGCCTGGCCCGGCTGCAGGAGCACTACAGCGCCGGGATCAATGGCCTGCTGTCCCCGTTCACACGGCCGGCCAACGGGCCACTGCCGGCCGGCTGGAACGCGGAGGGAATCCTGCAGAACGCCGTCGATCTGCTGGCCAGCCACCGGGAGTGGCCGATCCCGATCAGCCGGGGGCTCAATTCCTCCGGCGGCTTCTCCCTGGCCTTCGTGCTCGAGAGCGCCCTCAAGAGCCGCACGGATCACGACCGGCTGATCAAGCGCGGGATTGTCCGGCACCTGCAGCGGGAAGGGAGGGGCCCGCAGCCCCTCGACGGGTTGATCAACGGCCACACCCACATCCCCGAAGCCACGCCCCTGGGTCTGCCGGGACCGATCAACGAAGCCGGTGGACCCTGCCACATCACCTACTACAACACCGGCAGCTGGGCCCGCAGCCAGCGCCGGCTGGGGCGCACAGCCCTGGTGGTGGCCCCCAACGGCACCATCGGGATGGTGCGTTTCGATCGTCGCCAGGGCATCGAACCCTTCCAGCCCCCCCGCTTTCCCTTCAACACCTATCCGATGCGGCCCTGCCCGGGGTGTGGGATCGGGGTGGCGGACCTGCAGGAAGGATGTTCCCCGAACGGATCTCGCGTGAATCTGCCCTAG
- a CDS encoding VWA domain-containing protein, translating to MARALRLAALTTALLGLPIGGCNLGAPPAMQLEMLVGSALKGFCHEAAKAIAQSPPRLADRTPVLLRCRAAGSGDVVSEMETHARGVLQGGQAAEDPRIPTLLSVDGEIYLDLLRHRLQRLAPTRELIPPPADAPALASSPMVFMTTPALAKGLDRADPFTALSRSSDHRQLDPSAPPQPIRYVHTAPTRSNSGLQTLVAMVAEVAGKRPEALTLADVQAHGAKVAAIQRHVTRYGSSTDELARAMHRNGPFWASVGSVYESSVVAVNASRQGDQEPLKAVYPRATYASTMRAILPDAPWVSPNEKQAALLLIERLQREDMQRLAADQGLRPANPAVPPSRVTAAYGADPRAVYDSLRAPKPEVVEAIIALWRNQAKKPSRVALVVDSSGSMKGEKLPAAQRSLQAYLAQIGPRDTVGLFDFDNRLRPPMVVTGGGAGADLAGRFIASLEAEGGTVLYDAIQQGRDWLRSTRRPGEILAVVVLTDGQDNGSRLSLEGLGRELQRSGFASDERIGVFTMGYGNQGDFDPAVLRRIAESNGGDFTTGTADSIRRRMEDLQMAF from the coding sequence ATGGCACGGGCCCTGCGGTTGGCCGCCCTCACCACCGCACTCCTCGGCCTGCCGATCGGCGGCTGCAACCTTGGGGCCCCTCCAGCGATGCAGTTGGAGATGCTGGTGGGCAGTGCCCTCAAGGGCTTCTGTCACGAGGCCGCCAAGGCCATCGCCCAGTCACCGCCACGGCTGGCGGATCGCACCCCGGTGCTGCTGCGCTGCCGGGCCGCCGGCAGTGGCGATGTGGTCAGTGAGATGGAGACCCATGCCCGAGGGGTGCTCCAGGGCGGCCAGGCGGCCGAGGATCCCCGCATCCCCACGCTGCTGTCGGTGGACGGCGAGATCTATCTCGATCTGCTGCGGCACCGCCTGCAGCGCCTGGCGCCCACCCGCGAGCTGATCCCGCCGCCGGCCGATGCGCCGGCCCTGGCCTCCAGTCCGATGGTGTTCATGACCACCCCGGCCCTGGCGAAGGGCCTCGACCGTGCCGATCCCTTCACCGCCCTGTCCCGCAGCAGCGACCACCGCCAGCTTGATCCGTCCGCACCCCCCCAGCCGATCCGCTACGTCCACACCGCCCCGACCCGCTCCAATTCGGGCCTCCAGACCCTGGTGGCGATGGTGGCCGAGGTGGCCGGCAAGCGCCCCGAAGCGCTCACCCTCGCCGATGTGCAGGCCCACGGCGCCAAAGTGGCGGCGATCCAGCGCCATGTCACCCGCTACGGCAGCTCCACCGACGAGCTGGCCCGGGCCATGCATCGCAACGGGCCCTTCTGGGCCTCGGTGGGATCGGTCTACGAGTCGTCGGTGGTGGCGGTGAACGCCTCCCGCCAGGGCGACCAGGAGCCCCTGAAGGCGGTGTACCCCAGGGCCACCTACGCCAGCACGATGCGGGCGATCCTGCCCGATGCCCCATGGGTATCCCCCAACGAGAAGCAGGCGGCCCTGCTGCTCATCGAGCGCCTCCAGCGCGAGGACATGCAACGCCTGGCGGCCGACCAGGGGCTGCGGCCGGCCAACCCGGCGGTGCCGCCCAGCCGCGTCACGGCGGCCTACGGCGCCGATCCCAGGGCCGTCTACGACTCGCTGCGGGCGCCGAAGCCGGAGGTGGTGGAAGCTATCATCGCCCTCTGGCGCAACCAGGCCAAGAAGCCCTCCCGGGTGGCCCTGGTGGTGGACAGTTCCGGTTCGATGAAGGGGGAGAAGCTGCCGGCGGCCCAGCGCTCCCTGCAGGCCTACCTGGCCCAGATCGGCCCGCGGGACACCGTCGGCCTGTTCGACTTCGATAACCGGCTGCGGCCGCCGATGGTGGTGACCGGGGGCGGCGCTGGGGCGGACCTTGCCGGCCGTTTCATCGCCTCGCTGGAGGCGGAGGGCGGCACCGTGCTCTACGACGCCATCCAGCAGGGCCGCGACTGGCTGCGGTCCACCCGGCGCCCGGGCGAGATCCTGGCGGTGGTGGTGCTCACCGATGGCCAGGACAACGGCTCGCGTCTGTCCCTGGAGGGTCTGGGCCGCGAATTGCAACGCAGCGGCTTCGCCAGTGATGAGCGCATCGGCGTGTTCACGATGGGCTACGGCAACCAGGGGGATTTCGATCCCGCTGTGCTCAGGCGCATCGCCGAGAGCAACGGCGGCGATTTCACCACCGGCACGGCGGACAGCATCCGGCGCCGCATGGAAGATCTGCAGATGGCCTTCTGA
- a CDS encoding gamma-glutamylcyclotransferase: protein MTTGPADLADAVQSHPELVFVYGTLKRGHGNHHWLGDAPFLGEGVLPDVVLHDLGPFPMAVPGEGLVRGEVYGVDAAGLARLDRLEGYPRLYDRRPLPLADGRCAWVYLGRPHQVRHVSAIADGCWRGPAPGAAVRRSQMGLAVVLALGGAALLAAALTPSALALDSLSTCNAWRGSHGSARVLLGNSLGAAHYLTKKQRLQESPAEAPVALYSDSDLQRVCGR from the coding sequence ATGACCACAGGCCCCGCTGACCTGGCCGACGCCGTGCAGAGCCATCCCGAGCTGGTCTTCGTCTACGGCACCCTCAAGCGCGGCCACGGCAACCACCACTGGCTCGGTGATGCGCCCTTCCTCGGCGAGGGGGTACTGCCGGACGTGGTGCTCCACGACCTGGGCCCGTTTCCGATGGCCGTGCCCGGTGAGGGGCTGGTGCGGGGTGAGGTGTATGGCGTGGATGCCGCCGGCCTGGCCCGTCTCGATCGGCTGGAGGGCTACCCCCGCCTCTACGACCGCCGGCCCCTTCCCCTGGCCGATGGCCGCTGCGCCTGGGTGTACCTGGGCCGCCCCCACCAGGTGCGCCACGTGTCCGCCATCGCCGACGGCTGCTGGCGGGGGCCGGCGCCGGGAGCGGCCGTGCGCCGCAGCCAGATGGGCCTGGCCGTGGTGCTGGCCCTCGGCGGGGCCGCGCTGCTGGCGGCTGCCCTCACCCCCTCCGCCCTGGCCCTCGACAGCCTCTCCACCTGCAACGCCTGGCGCGGCAGCCACGGCAGCGCCAGGGTGCTGCTGGGCAACAGCCTCGGCGCCGCCCACTACCTCACCAAGAAGCAGCGGCTGCAGGAGAGCCCGGCCGAGGCCCCCGTGGCGCTCTACAGCGACAGCGATCTGCAGCGGGTCTGCGGGCGTTAG
- a CDS encoding NYN domain-containing protein — protein MRSPAGVQPTAGGLAEESGRRLAVLIDADNARAAVIEAVLEEVARFGEAIVRRIYGDFTSSQSASWKALLNKFSIKPMQQFAYTVGKNATDSTMIIDAMDLLYTRRFDGFCLVTSDSDFTGLAVRLREEGLLVYGFGEEKTPAAFRNACHKFLFTEVLRTASRQGDAGAEVGEARRPPEDAPPAGVHPVIPADFLMEALDRSVDESGWTQLGTFGSYLQKIQPDFDTRLYGFRKLSDLVRGCPSLFVMEEREAPSGNRTIVYVRAREDD, from the coding sequence ATGCGATCCCCAGCGGGTGTGCAGCCGACGGCCGGCGGTCTTGCCGAAGAGTCGGGCCGGCGCCTGGCGGTGCTGATCGACGCCGACAACGCCCGGGCGGCGGTGATCGAGGCGGTGCTGGAGGAGGTGGCCCGCTTCGGTGAGGCGATCGTGCGGCGCATCTACGGCGATTTCACCTCCAGCCAGAGCGCCTCCTGGAAGGCGCTGCTGAACAAGTTCTCGATCAAGCCGATGCAGCAGTTCGCCTACACCGTGGGCAAGAACGCCACCGACAGCACGATGATCATCGATGCGATGGATCTGCTCTACACCCGGCGCTTCGATGGCTTCTGCCTGGTGACCAGCGACAGTGATTTCACCGGCCTGGCGGTGCGTCTGCGGGAGGAGGGTCTGCTGGTGTATGGCTTCGGCGAGGAGAAGACTCCCGCGGCGTTCCGCAATGCCTGCCACAAGTTCCTGTTCACCGAGGTGCTGCGCACCGCCTCCCGCCAGGGGGATGCCGGCGCCGAGGTCGGGGAGGCTCGCCGGCCCCCGGAGGACGCCCCCCCCGCCGGCGTCCATCCGGTCATCCCGGCCGATTTCCTGATGGAGGCCCTGGATCGCTCGGTGGACGAATCGGGCTGGACCCAGCTGGGCACCTTCGGCAGCTACCTGCAGAAGATCCAGCCCGATTTCGACACCCGCCTCTACGGCTTCCGCAAGCTGTCCGATCTGGTGCGCGGCTGTCCGTCCCTGTTCGTGATGGAGGAGCGGGAGGCCCCGAGCGGCAACCGCACGATCGTCTATGTGCGGGCCCGGGAGGACGACTGA